The following nucleotide sequence is from Saccharothrix texasensis.
GGCACACCTCGTGGCCGAGGCCGAGGAAGTGCCCGACCTCGTGGTTGACCGCGTAGACCCGGTAGCCGCGCAGGTCCTCGCCGTAGGTGTGCGCGCCCCGGAACCAGCGCGCCGAGCTGAGGTGCACCGTCGACCCGACCCGGCACGACGTGTCGTAGGGCAGCTCGAACCCGCACAGCGACCGCGCGGTGCGCTGCGAGGTCAGCCGGATCCGCAGCTCCGGCTCCACGTCGCCGCCCACCCGCCGGAACGCGTGCCTGCCCGCCCACCCGCGGGGGTGCCGCAGCACGTGGTCGACCACGGCCGCGAACGAGTCGTCGCCGTGCGGCAGCACCACCCCGTCCTCGACCTCGACCGAGTACGCGATGCCCGAGGCGCGGGCCGAACCCGGCGGCGGCACGACGTGCCACGTGCCCGCGCCCTGCTCCGGGAACGCCGGACCGGCCGGCAGGTCCGCGCCGGAGCGCAGCGAGTCGACCGTCGGCGCGCCGCGCTGCGACGAGGGCGCGGGCGCGGACGTGGCCGGCACGACACCGGACGGGGGCCACGTCACCGTCGCGGGCCGGGCCTCCAACCCGACGTCCAGCGCCACCACCGTCGCCGCCGCCAGGCAGACACCGGCCAGGTAGGGCACCGCGGCGACGGGTTTCACGCCGGCTCCAAGCCGGCCGAGCCGTACGCGCAGGCGGCGTTCCACAGCAGGAACGACGGCGCGCCCGCCTCCGCGGTGGCCCGCACCTGCGCCTGCACCTCGGCCGGGCCGTACGCGTGACCCAGCGAGAACGCCTGCAACCACGGGATCACCGTCGCGCCGCTGTCACCGGTCAACCGGACGAAGTCCGCGACCGACGCCCGCACGATCTCGTAGGGCTGCGCGTTCGGGTTGTCCACGCCGTACTCGCCCGGACCCCAGTGCGACGGGTAGACCATCGGCGCGACGTAGTCCACGTGCGCCGAGATGGCCGGGATGTCCTGCGCCACGTCCACCGGGCTGTGCGCGGCGATGCCGAACACCGACGCGCCCAGGTACGCGCCCAGCGGCCGGACCGCGGCCCGGTTGTCCTTCAGGAAGTCCACGATGGACTGCTCGGGGCTGGTGGTCAGGCCGGGGAACACCATCTGCCCGATCGGGCCGTCCGGCCGCCGCACGTAGTCGTAGAGGATGTCGTCGAAGCCCAGCGACGCGGCCTCCTCGGCGATCGCGATGTTGTAGGCCCGCACGTCCGGGTTGGCGAAGTTGGTGAACGCGTACTCGCCGTAGTGCGCCGACCAGGGCGCGCCGGCCGTGTTCTGCGCGACCCGGTCGCGCGCGCCCGAGTCCCACGACGCCTTGCCGAGCACCGGGTCGCGGAACGCCACCAGCCTGCCGACCACCCGCAGCCCCAGCCCGTGCAGCTCCTGCACCGCCGCGCGGGCGTCGTAGTAGTTGCGGGTCGCCCCGATCTGCCTGGCCAGCGGCACCTGCGAGTCGTAGCCGATCTCGCCGCTCTCGTCCTTGATGTCGAGCTGCACGGTGTCGATGCGGCCCTCGCGCGCCATCGCCAGCACCGGGTCGCGCAACGACGCCGTGGCCCACGCGGCGGCGCTCATGTGCACCCCGCGCATCCCGGGGTGGGTGACCTTCACCGCGACGTCCTGGCGCTGCGCGTTGCCGGCGGCGTCGCTGGCCTCGACCCGGACGCTGGTGGCCGCCGACGCCAGCGAGGCCTCGAACTTCCCGTCGCGCACCGGCACCCGCTGGTCGCCCACCAGCACCTCGTCCGCGCCGTCCGCGCTGCCCTTCACCGTCACCGGGCCGCGCGGCGACTCGGCCTCGGCCACGTCCACCTTCAGCGCGGGCGGTGTGGCGTCGACCGTGAACTCGCGCTGCACCTCCACGTCCGGCATCCAGGGCAGCGGGTTGGCCGCCCGCACGGACAGCGTGTGCCTGCCCTCGGCGAGCTTGACCCCGGTCAACGTCATGCGGCCGTCGGCGCGTCGCGCTTCCACCGGCTGTCCGTCCACGTGCACGGTGACACGGTCGAGCCCACTGACCTCCGCGGTGGTGATGGACACGCGCTCTACACCCGAAGGAGTGACAGCGGTGCCGTCGCCCAGTTCCGCCACGGCGAGGCCCACCCCGCGCCCGTGCACGATCGTCGTGACGACCCCGGCGACCAGCAGCAGCACCACGAAGCCGACGACCGGGATCAGCACGCGCTTGAGCTTCCGGGGCGAATCCGACATCGAGTGTCTCCGATCTGGGCGGGGCATCGGTCACCAGCGACTTGACCGGGCGGCCGGGCACCAAACCCGAGGTCATCCGATGGGGTGTACCACCGTGTCGACCCGGCTCCGGCGCGGAACCATGCGACCGTGAACACCACGTCGACGCGGGTCCGGACCGCCCTGGCGCTCGTCGCGGCCCTGTGCTGCGGCTGCGCCGGCCAACCCGGGGCGGTGCCGCCCGGCGAGGCCGCCGCGCAGCTGCCCGCACCCCCCTCGTCCGCCCCGCCATCCTCCGCCACACCGCCCGATCCGGCAGCGGTGGGCGCGAACGAGCTCGGCCAGGTGCCGATCCTGATGTACCACCGGCTCGTCGAGCAGCCCGCGTCCGTCTACGACCGGACCCCGGCGGCGTTCCGCGCCGAGCTGGAACGGCTCGCCGCCGAGGGCTACGTCCCGGTGACCACCGCCGAGTACGCGACCGGGCGCGTCGACCTCCCGGCCGGCGCGCACCCCGTCGTGCTGACCTTCGACGACGGCGACGCGACCCAGTTCGCGCTCGACGCCGAGGGGAAGCCGGCCGCGGGCACGGCCATCGCGATCCTGCTGGACGTCGCCGCGCGGCACCCCGGCTTCCGGCCGGTGGCGAGCCTGTACGTCAACGCCGGGCCGTTCGGGTCGCCGGACGGCGCCGCCCTGCGCTGGCTGCGCGACCACGGCTTCGAGATCGGCAACCACACCCGCGACCACACCAACCTCTCCCTGGCCGACGACGGGGGAGTGCAGGAGGCGATCGCGGCCGGGCAGCGGGAGATCCAGCGGGCCCTGCCCGACTACCCGGTGTCCAGCCTGGCGCTGCCGTTCGGCGCGATCCCCGGCAACGGCGCGCTCGCCCGGCGCGGCGGCTCCGAGGGCACGTCGTACGACTACGCGTGCGTGCTGATGGTGGGCGCGGGCCCGGCGCCGTCCCCGTACGCGGCGGACTTCGACCCGGCGCGCACGCCGCGCATCCGTTCACAGGACCCGACCGGCGAGGACGCGCGGTACGGCTCGACGGTGTGGCTCGACCAGCTGGCCGCCGCACCGGCCCAGCGCTACACGTCCGACGGCGTCCTCGACCGCATCTCCTACCCGGCCTCGGCGGGCACCGCTCCCGCGGCGGGGTTCGCGGACCGGGCCGTCGCCTACTGAACCGCGCCTGCCGAGACCGTCGACCCGCACCGCCGCCGGCCCCGCCTGCCCACCCGCCTACACCCGGCCCGCCGGCCCCGACCTGCCGAGACCGCCGCTCACGCCGTGGCGCGGGCGTGGTCGCGCAGGGCGATCGCCGCCCGTTCCAGGCTGCCCAGCACACCCGGCGGCAGCTCGTGGTGCCGACCCACCACCTCCTGCGCCATGACCTGCATCGGCGCCGACTCCTCCGCCTCCACCACCGCGAGCACCTTGAACGCCGTGCCCGGCGCGAACAGCACCCGCTCCTGGATCACGCTGCCGAACGAGTCGACCACCGACACCCGCCGACCCGTCGCCGACCACAGCAGGAACTCGACCCGCCCGTCGACCGGCACCTCCGGCCCCGCCACGGTGTTGAGCAGACCGTGCTCCACCAGCACGTCACCGGTCCGGAACCGGCGCGCGTCACCCCAGCACACCGTCACGCCCCGGTGCGTCGGCAGCCGCCGCAGCCCCGACACCACCGACGCCGCGTACGGCCACAACCGGCCCAGCTTCCCGCTGCGCAGCGCCTCGACCAGGACCTCCTCGTCGTTGCGCAAGCACGCCGACACCGCCGCGAGGTCCGTCACCACCGCCTCGAACGCCTCCGGGTCGTCCGGCCGCTCGACGATGTGCCGGCACGCCACCGCCGCGTGCTCGCCGTACCGCTCGCCCAGCATCCGGCGCAGCGCGTCGCGCTCCGGCTCCGTGCTGCGGTGGTCGACCGGCACGACCTCCTCGCCCAGCTGCTCGCCCCACACCGGCGCCGGGGTGTCCGCCAGCGGGCCGTCCACGCTCAGCGGCACCGGCTCGTCGGCCGTCACGGGCGGCGGCGGTTCCTCGGCCACCGGCGGACGCGGCATCGGCGACGGGTCGCAGAACACGACCTTCAGCAGCCGCCGCACCTCCGGCTCCAGCCGTTCCACCAGCGACGCGCCCGCCACCGCGACCGCGCCCGCGGTCGTGCGGCCGGGCGAGCCGACGGTCAGCCGGGCCCACTCCGGGTCCACCGGCAGCGACCGCACCTCCGGCCCGTTGTCCTCCGCGTCGCGCACCCACAGCCCGGACGGCACGACCTCCAGCACCACGCCGCCGCCCAGGTCGAAGATGCCCGGTCCGCGTTCCACCAGCCCCTGCACCGGCACCCGGTAGCCCGAGACGACCGGCGCGCCACCCGGCGCGTGACGGACCTCGGTCACGTACGGCCGCCACGTCTGCTGACCGCGCGGGTTCACCGCCACCACGGCCGCGCCGCTGCGCACCGAACCCACCGGCAGCCCCGTGTACAGCGAGATCGGCTCACCGAGCTGGTCGGCCACCGCCTGCGCCTGGTGCTCGCCGCCGTACCAGACCAGCCGCACCCGCGACCGCGCCACCGACGGCAGCCCGCCCAGCAGGCGGCACACCTCGTCGGTCGGGATGGGCGGCTGGCCGGGCCCGCCGACCACGACGGTCAGCACGTTGTCCCGGCACGGCAACCCGATCACCGCCCGCGCGTCCGGCGCCTGCGGGTCGAACTGCGCGCGTTGCGCCCGCAGCCACAACCCCGCCGGGATCGGCTCGGAGATGCCCACCTCGCCCGTCGGCCACGGCGTGTTCGGGTCGACCGCCTCCCAGTTCGGCACCGGGAACCGCCGGCCCATCGGCACCGGCGACGCGCCCGGCAGGAACCGCAGCCAGCAGCCGTACCCGCCGTTGCCCGCGACGAACGCCGCGCCCGGCACCGTGGTGACCGCGCCGTCCGGCGCCACCACCTCCGCCTGCAACTGCTCGCTCAGCCACTGCGCGGGCGCCGTCGGCCGCATCGACCCGGAGTGCGCGGTCATCAGCCGCACCGGCCCCCGGCCGTGCAGCGCGGCGGCCACGGCGGGCCAGAACGACGTCTCGTCGCCACCGGGCGGCTCGACGACGACCACCGTGCGACCGCGGTCGACCGGCAGGCTCCGGCCGAGCGCGACCGCGGCGGGGCTCGCGCCACCGGGCGGCCCGACCACCAGCGTCGCCCCGGCGAACGAGGCCGAGAACTGCGCCGGCGCGGGTGCGGGCGCCGGTGGCGGCGCGACGGGCTCTCGTTCGACCACCGGCTCCACCTGCGGGGCACGCTCCTTCGGTGCGGCACGTCGGAACATCAAGGCGCCCGATCACCTCCAGGCACGACTGCGCGGGAACGCCCGCACTCTACGCGGATGTCACCCGAACGAGTGTGGGCGCGGTGCCCCACGCTCGTCCACTGTGGACCTGAGGGCGGCTCCGACCAGCGCCCCGAACGCCACGTGGTCCGCCCACTGCGCCGCCCGGGGCAACTCCCGGACCGCCGGGAACCACCGTCCGACCAGCTCCAGGTCCACCACCGCGATCACCGCGCCGGCCACCGCGCCCGTGCGCGCGTCCAGCGGCCACCGCCGGTCCACGGCCGCCGGCACCGCCACCCAGCACGCCGACACGCCGAGGTGGGCGACCGCGCCGCGGATCACACCCGTGCCGCCCAGCAAGGACGCCGCCGCCCGCGTCGACCGCAGAACGTCACCACCGGTCCACAGCGCGTGCGCGGTCGACGGCACGCCGCCGAGCACCGCCGCGACCACCCACGCCCGCCCCACGCGTGGACCGGACCTGCGCCGGGTACCCGGCACGCCGGGAACTCCCGGGGCCCGCCTGCTCCGTTGTGATTCCATGTTCGAACCTGTGTTCGAGTATGACAAGATCACGGGTGCACCACACCGACGACGTGCCCGACCGTATCCGGTCACCGGGGACCGCGCGGGTCGCCCGCCTCGCTCGGCTACCGTGAACGCCGCTCGACACACGCCACGACCTGGGGAGAACGACCCGGTGACCGCTGAGATCCTGTACGGGGCCGACGACCTGACCCACCTGGAGGGTCTGGAGGCAGTGCGCAAGCGCCCCGGCATGTACATCGGGTCCACCGACAGCCGGGGCATCAACCACCTGTTCACCGAGGTGGTCGACAACTCCACCGACGAGGGCGTGGCCGGCCACGCCACCAAGATCGTCGTCACCCTGCACGCCGACGGCAGCGTCCAGGTCGACGACGACGGCCGCGGCATCCCCACCGGCACCCACGCCAAGTCCGGCCTCTCCGGCGTCGAGCTCGTCCTCACCCGGCTGCACGCCGGCGGCAAGTTCGGCGGCTCCGGCTACAAGACCTCCGGCGGCCTGCACGGCGTCGGCGCGTCCGCCGTGAACGCCCTGTCGCTCCGCTACGACGTCACCGTCCGCCGCGAGGGCAAGACGCACGAGATGTCGTTCGCGCACGGCGTCCCCGGCGTGTTCGACGGCCCCGGCCCCGAGGCCGGCTTCACCCGCCAGTCCGGCCTGCGCGTCACCGGCCGCACCAAGCGCACCGGCACGTCCACCCGCTACTGGTACGACGCCCGCTACTTCGAGAACGGCGCCGCGCTCGACGTCGAGGCCGTCCGCACGAAGCTGCGCAACACCGCGTTCCTCGTGCCCGGCGTGACCTACACCCTCCGCGTCGCCACCGACGAGGCGACCAGCGAGGAGACGTTCCACTACCCGGGCGGCCTCGTCGACATGGTCGACCACCTCGCGCCCGGCAGCGACAAGCCGGTCACCGGCACGCTGCTCATCACCGGCGCCGGCGTCTACCACGAGAACGCGGCCGACGAGAACGGCGTCATGCGGTCCAAGGTCGAGCGCCAGGCCGAGGTCGAGATCGCGCTGCGCTGGGGCACCGGCTACGAGCGCATCGTCGAGTGCTTCACCAACACCATCCGCAACGTGCACGGCGGCACCCACCGCCGGGGCTTCGAACGCGCCGTGCTCAAGTCGGTCCAGGACGCCATCGGCAAGACCAGGGGCCTGCTCAAGCCCAAGGAAGACCCGCCGACCCTGGACGACGTCCTCGAAGGCATGACGGCGGTCGTCCACGTCCGCATCCCCGAACCGCAGTTCACCTCCCAGACGAAGGACGAGCTCTCCACCGCCGGCATCACCAAGGTGGCGCTCACCCTCGTCGAGAAGCACCTCAAGGCCTGGACCGAGGACCGCCGCACCAAGGCCGAGGCCAAGGTCGTCCTGCAGAAGGTCGTCGACGCCTCCCGCGTCCGCCTGACCCAGAAGCAGCAGAAGGACGCCGCCCGCCGCAAGACGGCCCTCGAAGGCGCCGCGATGCCCGCGAAACTCGTCGACTGCCGCACCACAGGTGTTTCGCGTAGCGAACTGTTTCTGGTGGAAGGCGACAGCGCCCTCGGCTGCTTCACCGGTGACACGATGGTGGCGTTGGCCTCCGGACGTGCGATGAGCTTCGCGCAGCTCACCGCCGACTGGGGACGTGGTGTCACGCACTTCGGCTACACGACCAACCGCGCCGGTCGCGTCGTCGTCGCACCGCTCGTAGAGCCCCGGCTGACCAAGCGGAACGCGCCGCTGGTGCGGGTCACGCTCGACAGCGGCGAATCCGTCCGCTGCACCCCGGACCACTTGTTCCGGCTCCGCGACGGCTCCTACCGGCGAGCGGACCAGCTCCAACCGGGCGATTCGTTGATGCCGCTGTACCGCTCGACCTCGGCCAAGGCCTCGGGCGACAAGCTCGACGGCTACGAGCGGATCTGGATGAACGACCGCGAGGAGTGGGTCTACACGCACTACCTCGCCGACGCGTACAACCTCCGGCACGGCCGTGACAGCGCCCAGAACGGCACCGTCCGCCACCACGTGGACGTCGACAAGCGCAACAACGACCCGCGCAACCTCAGCCGGATGACGTGGGACGACCATGCCGCCCTGCACGCCTCGATGATGGGTGAGCACGTCCACGCCGGCTACCGGGCTTGGCTCGCCGAGGGCGGACTCGAGTTCAAGTCGGCGATGCTGTCGGCGCAGTGGCAGGACCCGGACTTCCGGCAAGCCTGCCTGGCGCGGTTGGCGGCCCTGAACGCCGACCCCGCGTTCCGGCGGCGGATCGAGCAGGGATTCCAGAACTGGTACGCGTCGCTCACCGACGACGAGCGCGTCGAGTACGCCGAGCGAATGCGCGAGAGGCAAGCGGCCTATTGGGCGCACCCCGAGCACCGTGCGCAAGCCGCGGAACGCGTCAGGGCGTACTTCGCCGACCCGGGCCGACGGGCGCAGTGGCGTGAGCGGTCGTTGGCGCAGTGGCAGGACCCGGACCTGCTGGCTTGGCGCTCGAAGGCCACGATCGACCAGTTCGCGGACCCGGCCGAGCGGGAACGCCAACGCGCCGCCGTCGTCGCCTGGCACCAGGAGCACCCCGAGTTCGGGGAGCGGCACTCCGCCCGGATGAGGGCGCGGATGCTCGACTCCGGCACCGGTCACCTGGCCAAGGCGCAGGCGGGCCGCCGCCGTTACGTGGAGACGGTGTCGAGGGCCGACCGCGTCGCCAAGCAGGTCGAAGGCAGGCGGATCGCAGCGCTCAGGCGACTGCGACCGCTGCTGTCGTCGACCGACGCGGAGATCGGCTCGGCGTACGAGGCGGACCGTCTGGTCAACGCCCGCACAGGCTTGAAGTTCGACCGCTTGCTCGACGGCTTCGACGGCGACCTCGGTCGGCTCCGGGAAGCCGCGTCCCACGTCAACCACAGCGTGGCCTCGGTCGAACCGCTCACCGAGACCGCCGACGTCTACGACCTGACGGTCGACGGCTATCACAACTTCGCGCTCGAAGCCGGTGTCTTCGTGCACAACAGCGCGCGCATGGCCCGCGTGTCGGAGTACCAGGCGTTGCTGCCGCTGCGCGGCAAGATCCTCAACGTGCAGAAGGCCAGCCTCGCCGACACCCTGCGCAACGTCGAGATCGCCAGCATCGTGCAGGTCCTCGGCGCGGGCACCGGGCGGACGTTCGACCTCACCACCATGCGCTACGGCCGGGTCATCCTGATGGCCGACGCGGACGTCGACGGGTCCCACATCCGGACGTTGCTGATCACCCTGTTCGCCAAGTACATGCGGCCCGTGATCGAGGACGGGCGGCTCTACGCCGCGATGCCGCCCCTGCACAAGGTGATGACCAAGGGCCGCAACCCGGAGACCCACTTCACCTTCACCCAGCGCGAGATGGAGCAGAAGGTCGCCAGGCTGGAGAAGGCGGGCAAGACGGTGGTCAAGCCCGTGCCCCGGTTCAAGGGTCTCGGCGAGATGGACGCGGACGAGCTGTGGGAGACCACGATGAACCCGGCGACCCGCTCCGTGCGCCGCATCACCATCCACGACGCGGAGGCCGCGGAGGCCGCGTTGGAGCTGCTGATGGGCGAGAAGGTCGAGCCGCGCCGGGCGTGGCTCGTCGAGTCCTCCGCCCGGGTCGACCAGTCCGCGATCGACATCTGACCCGCCTGACACACGAGGGAACGACCGACCATGGCACGCCGCAAGACCCCCACGACCAGGGTCGACCCGTCCGCCTTCGACCGCGCGGGCGCCCAGGTCTTCGACAACTCCCTGACCACCGAGATCGAGGACTCCTACCTGGAGTACGCCTACTCGGTGATCCACTCCCGCGCCCTGCCCGACGCGCGGGACGGCCTCAAGCCGGTGCACCGCCGCATCCTGTTCTCGATGAACGAGCAGGGCTACCGCCCGACCAGCGCGTACGTGAAGTCGTCCCGCGTGGTCGGCGACTGCTTCGTGCGCGGCGCGCTCGTCTCCACACCGGACGGGCTGCGGCCGATCGAGCAGCTCGAGATCGGCGACCGCGTCCTGGACGGGCGGGGCGAGCCGGTCGAGGTCGACGCCGTCTACGAGAACCCGGTGTCGGAGCTGGTGCGCGTCACCTGGTCCGACGGCCACTCGATGCTCGTCACGCCCGGCCAGCGGTTCCACACCGGGGACGGCTGGGCCGACGGCGACTGGACCGCCGCCCGCGACCTCGTCGGCTCCCGCACGTCCGGCTTCGGCGCCGAACGGCACGCGAACCTGCTCGCCGACGGCGACGCGTCCGGGTTCGTGCTCGGCCTGGTGGCCGCGTCCGGTGACGTGCTCGCCGACCGGCGGGTGCGGCTGGAGTCCACGGACGTCGACGCCGTGGACATCGCGCACGGCTGGGCCATCGCGCACGACGTCACCGTGTCCCGGGAGAAGGACGGCGACCGGCTCACCCTCGTCTTCGCCCGGCACACCGAGCTGGAAGCGGCGGCGACCGGCCGGCTGGACGCCGTGCTGCGCGACCGGTCGGCGTGGACGCCGTTCGTCGCGGGCCTGTTCATCGCCTCCGGTCACGTCCGCGACGGCCGTGACATCGTCCTGCCCGGCGGTGACGCGGAGTACGCCGTGCTCGCCGACGCGGGCGTGCGCACCCTCCGTGACGGGGCGGTCCTGGCGGTCACCGGCCGTGACGCCGCCGCGCTGGCCGTGGCGCTGCTGCGCTGGACCGGCGTCGGCCCGCGCCAGGACGGCCTGGTCCAGGTGATCCGCAACGCCCGGCACGCCGCCGACGAGCCGTTCCCGCACGTCGTCTCGGTCGAACCGGCCGCGCCGGACACGACCTTCGACATCCGGGTGTCGAGCCCGGAGCACGCGTTCGTGGTGAGCGGCTTCGTCGTGCACAACTGCATGGGCAAGTACCACCCCCACGGCGACACCGCGATCTACGACGCGATGGTGCGCCTGGCCCAGGACTTCTCCCTGAACACCCCGCTGGTCGACGGGCACGGAAACTTCGGGAGCCCGGACGACGGCCCGGCCGCGAGTCGGTACTGCTTGGTCGGCGATACTCGAATTCGCCTCGCGGATGGCACGAGTCCGCGCATCGCGGACTTGGTGAATCTTCCGGCGGATTCCGAAGCCGACGCGGATTTCGAGGTTTTGGACAAGGACGGCAAGGCCGTTCGGGTCGACAAGGTGTTCAACTCCGGTGTGCACCCGACGATCCGGATGACGACGAAGTCCGGTTTCTCGGTGCGGGGCAGCGAGAACCACCTCGTGCTCTGCCTGGAAGCCCCGATGGGCGTGCCGATCTTCCAGTGGCGCCGGCTTGACGAGGTCAAGCCGGGCGCGGTCGTGGCGGTCGCGCGCAATGCCTGGTCACAGGTGGTGCCCACGGCGCAGGAGTACATGCTGGGCGTGCTCGGTGGCGCGTGGGTCTCGGAGGGTTACGCCAGCGAGACCCGCGCGGGGTTCAACAACACCGACGAGCACTTCTTCGGCGAGGTGCTGCACGCGTACGACCAAGTGGTCGCCGGCCGGCGGTACGTCTCGCAGCGGCAGACCCGTCAGGACCGGAAGCTGAT
It contains:
- a CDS encoding DUF3152 domain-containing protein is translated as MKPVAAVPYLAGVCLAAATVVALDVGLEARPATVTWPPSGVVPATSAPAPSSQRGAPTVDSLRSGADLPAGPAFPEQGAGTWHVVPPPGSARASGIAYSVEVEDGVVLPHGDDSFAAVVDHVLRHPRGWAGRHAFRRVGGDVEPELRIRLTSQRTARSLCGFELPYDTSCRVGSTVHLSSARWFRGAHTYGEDLRGYRVYAVNHEVGHFLGLGHEVCPADGSPAPVMMQQTLSVDNDGLASITTGSDQGVAIVPDGKSCTPNPWP
- a CDS encoding putative glycoside hydrolase → MSDSPRKLKRVLIPVVGFVVLLLVAGVVTTIVHGRGVGLAVAELGDGTAVTPSGVERVSITTAEVSGLDRVTVHVDGQPVEARRADGRMTLTGVKLAEGRHTLSVRAANPLPWMPDVEVQREFTVDATPPALKVDVAEAESPRGPVTVKGSADGADEVLVGDQRVPVRDGKFEASLASAATSVRVEASDAAGNAQRQDVAVKVTHPGMRGVHMSAAAWATASLRDPVLAMAREGRIDTVQLDIKDESGEIGYDSQVPLARQIGATRNYYDARAAVQELHGLGLRVVGRLVAFRDPVLGKASWDSGARDRVAQNTAGAPWSAHYGEYAFTNFANPDVRAYNIAIAEEAASLGFDDILYDYVRRPDGPIGQMVFPGLTTSPEQSIVDFLKDNRAAVRPLGAYLGASVFGIAAHSPVDVAQDIPAISAHVDYVAPMVYPSHWGPGEYGVDNPNAQPYEIVRASVADFVRLTGDSGATVIPWLQAFSLGHAYGPAEVQAQVRATAEAGAPSFLLWNAACAYGSAGLEPA
- a CDS encoding polysaccharide deacetylase family protein, with the protein product MNTTSTRVRTALALVAALCCGCAGQPGAVPPGEAAAQLPAPPSSAPPSSATPPDPAAVGANELGQVPILMYHRLVEQPASVYDRTPAAFRAELERLAAEGYVPVTTAEYATGRVDLPAGAHPVVLTFDDGDATQFALDAEGKPAAGTAIAILLDVAARHPGFRPVASLYVNAGPFGSPDGAALRWLRDHGFEIGNHTRDHTNLSLADDGGVQEAIAAGQREIQRALPDYPVSSLALPFGAIPGNGALARRGGSEGTSYDYACVLMVGAGPAPSPYAADFDPARTPRIRSQDPTGEDARYGSTVWLDQLAAAPAQRYTSDGVLDRISYPASAGTAPAAGFADRAVAY